The following are from one region of the Nostoc cf. commune SO-36 genome:
- a CDS encoding restriction endonuclease subunit S: MSHLALPLQKIGEIFQGITLSRYADDNGRPERVVSLSDLEYLYIERNPNVVHLRLSDLERYRIKTGDVVISNRGTLLKASVVTDKLEGSLASNNVAVIRPIVEIDPVYLAVLMRSIWLEQQLATLYLQSSTIQLIPISQLRSLKIPLPNLETQNKLAQLFLATERANRITLEILDTRNNLSEFTLFQTLEGQQ, translated from the coding sequence ATGTCTCATTTAGCTCTGCCTCTTCAGAAAATAGGGGAAATATTCCAAGGAATTACACTTAGCCGTTATGCAGACGATAACGGTAGACCAGAGCGCGTTGTTAGTTTGTCTGATCTTGAGTACCTATACATTGAACGTAACCCAAATGTGGTTCATTTACGCTTATCTGACCTTGAGCGGTATCGAATAAAAACTGGCGATGTGGTGATTTCCAACCGAGGTACGCTCCTGAAAGCGTCAGTAGTTACAGATAAATTAGAAGGTAGCTTGGCGAGCAATAATGTGGCTGTTATTCGCCCCATTGTAGAAATCGATCCTGTGTATTTGGCAGTTTTGATGCGTTCAATATGGCTAGAACAGCAACTAGCCACTTTATATTTGCAATCTTCTACCATTCAGTTGATTCCAATTTCTCAATTACGTAGTCTCAAGATTCCATTACCTAATTTGGAGACTCAAAATAAATTAGCTCAACTATTTTTAGCTACTGAACGAGCTAACCGTATTACCCTGGAAATTTTAGACACGCGAAATAATTTATCAGAATTTACTCTTTTTCAAACTTTGGAAGGACAGCAATGA
- a CDS encoding DUF4347 domain-containing protein translates to MTTLHTSHFQENSAIFTSDTHSLVFIDMAIEDYSGLANGVLPNTQVFVLDSTQNGVEQITEMLASCNPLNLTNIHIVCHGIPGSLQLGNTNLGLDNLDKYSQQLQQWQNIRSASAKSDKPWNLLIYGCNVALGDAGAEFVQKLHQLTGANIAASRQRIGNAALGGNWELEVCTAQMEVSLAFTETTRKAYAGVLATFTVNNTGDADDGNANNDITTLREAINLENSTE, encoded by the coding sequence ATGACAACGCTACATACCTCACACTTCCAAGAAAATTCTGCAATTTTCACCTCCGATACCCATAGTTTAGTCTTCATCGACATGGCGATTGAAGACTATAGCGGTTTAGCCAATGGTGTGCTTCCCAATACCCAAGTGTTTGTGCTTGACTCTACACAAAACGGTGTTGAGCAAATTACAGAAATGCTGGCGAGTTGCAATCCCTTGAATTTGACTAACATTCATATAGTCTGTCACGGTATCCCAGGTAGCTTACAGTTGGGCAACACCAATTTAGGACTTGATAACCTAGATAAATACAGCCAGCAACTGCAACAATGGCAGAATATACGTTCAGCCTCTGCCAAAAGTGATAAACCCTGGAACCTACTCATCTATGGTTGCAATGTAGCTTTGGGTGATGCAGGAGCAGAATTTGTCCAAAAACTGCACCAACTCACAGGAGCGAATATTGCCGCTTCCCGTCAGCGAATTGGCAATGCAGCATTAGGCGGTAACTGGGAGTTAGAAGTTTGCACTGCTCAGATGGAAGTGAGTTTAGCATTTACAGAAACGACGCGGAAAGCTTATGCAGGTGTGCTAGCGACATTTACGGTGAATAATACCGGAGATGCTGATGATGGCAATGCGAACAACGACATCACCACACTCCGGGAGGCAATTAACTTAGAGAACTCCACAGAATAA
- a CDS encoding calcium-binding protein, with protein sequence MWSSLSELDTIKFQGAGLTAQNLLLSQNGNNLEISFEGVADNKFILQNFPLENLDNLSTIGNILFDGQTRIRDSFDVFNANSTQSTIFNKNTVTFFNDLNNNVDGFDNSDDVINGQGGSDRIDGKSGNDLLRGGAGNDSLLGGTGNDIFVGGEDNDIVIGGSGNDIVIGGTSYDTLTGGSGHDQFIYQTLSDAGDTITDFNQSEDKLVLTDLFKSRGYGSSNPINDGNLKFVQSDTFTLVIYTEASYYSYTLATLDNFTATNLVIGTNVIV encoded by the coding sequence TTGTGGAGTTCTCTTAGCGAATTGGATACCATCAAATTCCAAGGTGCTGGATTGACAGCCCAAAATCTGCTACTCAGCCAGAATGGTAACAATCTGGAAATCAGCTTTGAAGGGGTGGCTGATAATAAATTTATCCTGCAAAACTTTCCCCTGGAAAACCTAGATAACCTCTCCACCATCGGCAATATTCTGTTTGATGGGCAAACCCGCATTCGTGACAGCTTTGATGTCTTCAATGCCAACTCCACCCAAAGCACCATCTTCAACAAAAATACAGTTACCTTCTTCAATGACCTAAACAACAATGTGGATGGGTTTGACAACTCAGATGATGTCATTAATGGTCAAGGGGGTTCTGACCGCATTGATGGTAAGAGTGGCAACGATCTGCTACGGGGCGGTGCAGGTAATGATAGCCTACTTGGTGGTACTGGCAATGACATTTTTGTTGGTGGCGAAGATAATGACATCGTTATTGGTGGTAGTGGCAATGACATCGTTATTGGTGGTACAAGTTACGATACGCTGACTGGCGGTAGTGGTCATGACCAGTTCATCTACCAAACCTTGAGTGATGCTGGTGATACTATCACTGACTTTAATCAGAGTGAGGATAAGTTAGTCCTCACTGACCTGTTTAAGAGTCGGGGCTACGGTAGTAGCAATCCCATCAATGATGGCAACCTAAAATTTGTGCAATCAGACACTTTTACACTAGTTATTTACACTGAGGCTTCTTATTACTCTTACACCTTGGCTACTTTGGATAATTTCACAGCGACAAATCTGGTAATTGGTACTAACGTTATCGTCTAG
- a CDS encoding S-layer homology domain-containing protein, with amino-acid sequence MRQLSITLSLLALLQNLPAIAQVPESTSGISSDYIQKVTAAKWMTNFSDGKFYPERLLSRAELASIMVKAFGLNKREAVNKGNLAIPDVPRSHWAFNDIQTVLKTDIMKGYRGNEFFPNQKVTRAEALAIFAQAYGVFQFPDDSVNEILASYPDAKSIPAWARKAIATVATEGFLNTDAQGNISPLKPVTRGDMAYVLSKYLQRQQQQPETPEVPIIPNSPQSP; translated from the coding sequence ATGCGTCAGCTTTCAATTACTCTATCTTTATTGGCACTACTACAAAACTTGCCAGCGATCGCTCAAGTCCCAGAATCTACTTCTGGAATCTCATCTGATTATATTCAAAAGGTAACTGCTGCCAAATGGATGACAAACTTTTCTGATGGCAAATTTTACCCAGAAAGGTTACTGAGTAGGGCAGAATTAGCGTCGATTATGGTGAAAGCATTTGGGCTAAATAAAAGAGAAGCTGTTAACAAAGGAAATTTAGCGATTCCAGATGTTCCTCGTTCTCATTGGGCATTTAATGATATACAGACAGTTTTAAAAACTGACATCATGAAAGGCTATCGGGGTAATGAATTTTTCCCTAACCAAAAGGTGACAAGGGCAGAAGCTCTAGCTATTTTCGCTCAGGCTTACGGTGTCTTTCAGTTTCCCGATGATTCTGTGAATGAAATTCTGGCTTCATATCCAGATGCAAAGTCTATCCCAGCTTGGGCTAGAAAAGCGATCGCTACAGTAGCTACTGAGGGATTTCTTAACACAGATGCTCAAGGAAATATTTCTCCATTAAAACCCGTAACCCGTGGAGATATGGCTTATGTACTGAGTAAATATTTACAACGACAACAGCAACAACCCGAAACACCAGAGGTTCCCATTATTCCAAATAGCCCACAATCTCCTTAA
- a CDS encoding IS66 family transposase, with protein MVATKTQTWYRVSPQRKDIEVLADIKGVVVHDHWKPYYQLLDVNHALCNAHHLRELKAIDEIEQEPWAKSMNKLLLLACNYKHRYQSGIPKNVVARLTQLYEQILQRGLSFHSSQSPLIRKGNRGRVKRRVGHNLLLRLQNFQSDVLRFLTQPDVPFTNNQAERDLRMMKCKQKISGGFRSFEFAVSFANIRYASFHCF; from the coding sequence GTGGTTGCCACTAAAACACAAACTTGGTATCGAGTTTCTCCTCAACGTAAAGACATAGAAGTATTAGCTGATATCAAGGGTGTAGTAGTCCACGACCATTGGAAACCCTATTATCAACTCCTTGATGTCAATCACGCTTTGTGTAATGCCCATCATCTTCGAGAACTCAAAGCAATAGATGAAATCGAGCAAGAACCTTGGGCTAAATCCATGAACAAGTTGTTGCTTTTAGCTTGCAATTACAAGCATCGTTATCAATCAGGTATTCCCAAAAATGTTGTTGCTCGTCTGACTCAACTGTACGAGCAAATTCTACAACGAGGGCTGAGTTTTCACTCCTCTCAATCACCCCTAATCCGCAAAGGTAATCGTGGGCGGGTGAAACGACGTGTTGGTCATAACTTGTTGTTGCGGCTTCAAAATTTTCAGAGTGATGTTTTACGGTTTCTGACACAACCTGATGTTCCCTTTACCAATAATCAGGCAGAACGTGACTTGCGGATGATGAAATGTAAGCAGAAGATTTCCGGTGGTTTTCGCTCCTTCGAGTTTGCGGTTTCATTCGCTAATATCCGTTATGCATCTTTCCACTGCTTCTAA
- a CDS encoding type I restriction-modification system subunit M produces the protein MITLEYLEDRLWTAVSILRGVTNGDDYINYLFRLLLIKRFSDLFEEESHKAKPRFFVPAISQWNYLQQIPENIGQALNEAGRAIEIYNPGVRELQIIFINYNFEHSHSQVYIKKQDQVLRQLIWHLSEIKLQNKYFGEPDLLGKGCEYLISQFAANLGKKSGEFFTPQKVAELLVSLLEPQPGMSICDPFCGFGGILTECIKQIKHLENKPNDLLLYGQDINQNTFSLAKINLLLHDIFNFDIRLGDIIREPQLVENGNLMLFDRVISNPPFSIRDWGYELAKFDVYGRFRYGIPPKGSGDFAFIQHILATLKNTGKAGVIVPLGVLFRGGAESEIRTKIIESDLIEAVIGLAGNLFYGTGIPTAILIFNRDKQEDRRNKVLFINASNEYQKSRNQNYLREEDITHIITAYQAFQDEEGYAKVVALEELAANEYILNINRYVLTPKDENDKIDIEAEIIKLRELEAQRAEAEKDINKYLRQLGIKLSD, from the coding sequence ATGATTACTTTAGAATACTTAGAAGATAGACTTTGGACTGCTGTTAGTATCCTACGAGGCGTTACTAATGGTGATGATTATATTAACTATTTGTTCAGGCTTCTGCTTATAAAGCGATTCTCTGATTTATTTGAGGAAGAATCTCACAAAGCCAAACCACGCTTTTTTGTTCCTGCAATTTCGCAATGGAATTATTTACAGCAAATACCTGAAAATATTGGTCAGGCACTTAATGAAGCTGGTAGAGCTATTGAAATTTATAACCCAGGTGTCAGAGAATTACAAATAATTTTCATAAATTATAATTTTGAACATAGCCACAGTCAAGTTTATATTAAAAAGCAAGATCAAGTACTACGCCAATTAATATGGCATCTCTCAGAGATTAAACTCCAGAATAAATATTTTGGTGAACCAGACCTATTAGGAAAAGGTTGTGAATACTTAATTTCACAATTTGCAGCTAATCTTGGTAAAAAATCTGGAGAGTTTTTTACTCCGCAGAAGGTAGCAGAACTGTTAGTAAGTCTGCTTGAACCACAACCAGGAATGAGTATTTGTGATCCTTTTTGTGGATTTGGAGGTATTTTGACTGAATGTATCAAGCAAATTAAACATTTGGAAAATAAGCCAAATGATTTACTGCTTTATGGACAAGATATAAACCAGAATACTTTTAGCCTTGCCAAAATTAATTTACTTTTGCATGATATTTTTAATTTTGACATCCGCTTGGGAGATATTATCCGTGAACCACAACTAGTTGAAAATGGTAATTTAATGCTTTTTGACAGAGTAATTTCTAATCCTCCATTTAGCATCCGTGATTGGGGTTATGAGCTAGCTAAATTTGATGTTTATGGCCGCTTCCGTTATGGAATTCCTCCTAAAGGAAGTGGTGACTTTGCTTTTATTCAGCACATACTAGCCACACTCAAAAACACTGGCAAAGCTGGGGTAATAGTTCCACTTGGAGTTTTATTTCGTGGAGGTGCAGAAAGTGAGATTCGCACAAAGATTATTGAATCTGACTTAATTGAAGCAGTAATTGGTCTTGCAGGCAACCTATTTTATGGCACAGGTATTCCTACGGCTATTTTGATTTTTAATCGGGATAAGCAAGAAGACCGTAGAAATAAAGTTTTGTTTATCAATGCTAGTAATGAATATCAAAAGAGCCGTAATCAAAATTATCTGCGTGAAGAAGATATCACTCATATCATCACAGCTTACCAAGCCTTTCAAGATGAAGAGGGATATGCTAAAGTTGTGGCTCTAGAAGAACTAGCGGCTAATGAATATATTCTCAATATCAACCGCTATGTCCTAACCCCCAAGGATGAAAATGACAAAATCGATATTGAAGCGGAGATTATCAAGCTACGCGAATTAGAAGCTCAACGTGCTGAAGCAGAGAAGGATATAAATAAATACTTACGTCAACTAGGAATAAAATTAAGTGATTGA
- a CDS encoding ISAzo13 family transposase has protein sequence MQLTAHLKSLYIKTAKKLKGSDRRQFMAEVVKGLGIGGQTVAERELGWNRRTIRKGMQELESGQPFIDGFRRSGRKRAEAKLSNLLRDIKSLVDPQSQTDPSFKSIRLYTRMTASEVRRQLIEQFGYTEEELPSSETIRRKLNDLGYTLKRVLKTKPIKKIPETEAIFEQVEQINSEADNDPHTLRISIDAKVAVKIGEFDRGGKNRMPTISVDHDFPTEITLIPYGIFIPEYNELFLFFVSSKLTADCIVDLLESWWQTVKHRFAHIQKLVINQDNGPENNSRRTQFMKRIVDFGTSSQLTLQLAYYPPYHSKYNPIERCFGWLEQHWNGSLLDTVETVLNFAQTLTFKGKNPVVTLVETVYSTGVKLTTSAMAEIETQIHRLPNLRKWFVEIFAKPT, from the coding sequence ATTCAACTCACCGCGCACCTAAAATCTCTGTACATCAAAACAGCGAAAAAACTCAAGGGAAGTGACCGAAGACAATTCATGGCAGAAGTAGTCAAAGGTTTGGGAATAGGTGGACAAACTGTGGCGGAAAGGGAGTTGGGATGGAATAGGCGCACTATCCGTAAAGGGATGCAGGAGTTAGAGAGTGGTCAGCCTTTTATTGATGGTTTCAGGCGTAGTGGACGCAAGCGGGCTGAAGCAAAATTATCAAACTTGTTGAGGGATATAAAATCGTTAGTAGACCCACAAAGTCAAACTGACCCCAGTTTTAAAAGTATACGTTTGTATACACGCATGACGGCAAGCGAAGTCCGTCGTCAACTAATTGAACAATTTGGTTACACAGAGGAAGAACTACCTTCATCAGAAACAATTCGACGAAAATTGAATGATTTAGGCTATACCTTAAAAAGAGTTCTGAAAACCAAGCCTATCAAGAAAATTCCCGAAACAGAAGCGATTTTTGAACAAGTTGAACAAATTAATAGTGAAGCTGACAATGACCCTCATACTCTGCGAATTTCCATTGATGCTAAGGTAGCAGTTAAGATTGGAGAATTTGACCGTGGGGGTAAAAATCGAATGCCAACCATCTCAGTAGACCACGACTTCCCGACGGAGATAACTCTGATTCCCTACGGCATTTTTATACCTGAATACAACGAGTTATTTTTATTCTTTGTTTCTTCCAAATTAACCGCTGATTGTATTGTTGATTTGCTTGAAAGCTGGTGGCAAACTGTCAAACACAGATTTGCTCATATTCAAAAACTGGTGATTAATCAGGATAATGGACCTGAAAATAATTCTCGCCGCACTCAATTTATGAAGCGGATTGTAGATTTTGGTACATCATCTCAACTGACGTTACAACTTGCTTATTATCCGCCTTATCATAGCAAATATAACCCGATAGAACGTTGTTTTGGCTGGTTAGAACAGCATTGGAATGGTAGTTTACTTGACACTGTTGAGACTGTACTGAATTTCGCCCAAACTCTCACATTTAAGGGTAAAAATCCGGTGGTCACATTGGTAGAAACAGTTTATTCTACAGGAGTTAAACTTACTACCTCCGCTATGGCAGAAATTGAAACACAGATTCACCGCCTCCCCAATCTCAGAAAATGGTTTGTAGAAATTTTTGCTAAACCCACATAG
- a CDS encoding CapA family protein: protein MVDGSLGRVFSFSFISVCLYLGISIGVIIRLGQSQRLNAATKPTEPVQVRLAIPELTPSTTKEQTFTKTITIKAVGDIIPGTNFPNHRLPRFRDQLLPKSVRSHLQGSDILFGNFESSLTNYPYTAKDISRGQVFAFRSPPAYARLFAEAGFNVFNMANNHAMDFGPVGFKDTKKNLEAVGIATLGHKKQILYLEANNIPVAMIGFSPYEMYNSIHNLGVAKALVAEAKNKANIVIVSMHAGAEGTGALHVKNQTEFFYGENRGNSIKFARNMIDSGADLVLGHGPHVPRAMEIYKGKIIAYSLGNFLGYRTLSTNAQTGDSMILEAKLNQAGDLISSKIIPVRMDRQGIPHIDQSFQTVRLMRYLNNQAFPKNPVKINKKGEVVLQNKLARP from the coding sequence ATGGTAGATGGCAGCCTGGGGCGAGTATTCTCATTTAGTTTTATCAGCGTCTGTTTATATCTAGGTATTAGTATAGGAGTCATTATTCGGCTTGGGCAATCACAGCGATTAAACGCTGCTACTAAACCTACCGAGCCTGTACAAGTTCGATTAGCTATCCCTGAACTTACGCCATCAACAACAAAAGAACAAACATTTACAAAGACTATTACTATCAAAGCGGTTGGAGATATTATTCCCGGCACTAATTTCCCTAACCATAGATTACCCCGCTTTCGAGATCAATTATTACCAAAGTCAGTGAGAAGTCATTTACAAGGATCTGATATCTTGTTTGGTAATTTTGAAAGTAGCCTAACTAATTATCCTTATACAGCCAAAGATATCAGTCGAGGACAAGTCTTTGCCTTTCGCTCTCCACCTGCGTATGCCCGGCTATTTGCTGAGGCTGGTTTTAATGTGTTCAATATGGCAAATAACCATGCAATGGACTTCGGGCCAGTAGGGTTTAAAGATACAAAGAAAAATCTTGAGGCTGTGGGTATTGCAACATTAGGACATAAAAAGCAAATTCTTTATTTGGAAGCCAACAATATACCTGTAGCAATGATTGGGTTTTCTCCTTATGAAATGTATAATTCCATCCATAATTTAGGAGTAGCCAAAGCACTCGTAGCAGAAGCCAAAAATAAAGCCAACATAGTAATAGTATCGATGCACGCTGGAGCCGAAGGAACGGGGGCGCTGCACGTTAAGAATCAGACAGAGTTTTTTTATGGAGAAAACCGAGGTAATTCGATCAAGTTTGCTCGAAACATGATTGATTCAGGAGCAGATTTAGTACTAGGACATGGGCCTCACGTTCCCAGAGCGATGGAAATTTATAAAGGAAAAATTATTGCTTATTCTTTAGGAAACTTTTTAGGATATCGGACTTTATCTACAAATGCCCAGACAGGTGACTCAATGATTTTAGAGGCTAAACTCAACCAAGCAGGAGATTTGATATCAAGTAAAATTATACCTGTTCGGATGGATAGACAAGGAATTCCTCATATTGATCAGAGTTTTCAGACTGTAAGACTTATGCGTTATTTAAATAATCAAGCTTTTCCCAAGAATCCCGTGAAGATTAATAAAAAGGGGGAAGTTGTTCTACAGAATAAGCTTGCTCGTCCTTAA
- a CDS encoding DUF6444 domain-containing protein → MSPEEKDQKIERLELEVKALLERIAELERSLGLDSQTSSKPPASDGLKKSNQIRTKSLREKGKRPSGGQIGHPGQTLKQVLEPEKIVEHPTPCSCPGCGSDIGDVGIKKIIKRQVFDIPAPRIIVTEHRVAVKECPECKTLLQGSFPESVTAPVQYGARIRAVAAYLNHQHFIPEDRLSEVLLDLFGCRMTPGTIAKTTLTLAQIIEPVVAEMASEVKAAAVKHLDETFFEDWW, encoded by the coding sequence ATGAGTCCAGAAGAAAAAGATCAAAAAATAGAAAGGCTAGAGCTAGAGGTTAAGGCACTGCTGGAAAGGATAGCAGAGCTAGAGAGAAGTTTGGGACTAGATAGCCAAACAAGTTCAAAACCACCAGCCAGCGACGGACTCAAAAAGTCAAATCAAATACGGACAAAAAGTTTAAGAGAAAAAGGGAAGCGGCCATCAGGGGGGCAGATAGGTCATCCAGGGCAGACATTAAAACAAGTATTAGAGCCAGAGAAAATAGTAGAACATCCAACACCATGCTCATGTCCTGGATGTGGAAGTGATATTGGGGATGTAGGAATCAAAAAAATCATCAAGCGACAAGTATTTGATATACCAGCCCCACGCATCATCGTCACAGAACACAGAGTGGCAGTCAAAGAATGTCCAGAATGTAAAACTCTCCTACAAGGTAGTTTTCCAGAATCTGTCACAGCACCAGTACAGTATGGAGCCAGAATTAGAGCAGTTGCAGCTTATCTAAATCATCAACACTTTATTCCCGAAGACCGATTGAGTGAAGTGCTGCTAGATTTATTTGGTTGCCGAATGACACCAGGGACAATCGCAAAGACAACTTTGACTCTGGCTCAAATCATAGAACCAGTAGTAGCAGAGATGGCCTCTGAGGTAAAAGCAGCAGCAGTTAAACATTTAGACGAGACTTTCTTTGAGGATTGGTGGTAA
- a CDS encoding serine/threonine protein kinase, producing MLAGTILQDGKYTLIQEIGRGGFGITFKATHHYLGQEVVMKTINERLRQHPDFAKFERQFQDEARRLAACIHPNIVRVSDFFVESGLPYMVMEYIAGETLGDAFVLPGIPLPEATAIHYIRQIGAALQVVHNNGLLHRDVKPDNIILRLGTQEVILIDFGIAREFNGGARQTHTGMVSEGYSPIEQYLTQAPRTPATDVYGLAATLYALLTAQVPIPALLRDREQMPSPRELQPHLSAAVNQAVMRGMAVESRFRPATVAEWLQLLPGNGMNGTPQVSPTYAVPTVNLSAQQAETVIGKTAQNSIPRRAALAQPNPGIAKETVLAKKLGSSQVFIGLSVAVVAATAGFGITSLLPKSQQPSTKPLFEQPTQESGAKAPNFNSKSSPGGEETNTTSRTESAPPSQRRRNRRSSQKESPISRPTKESQREDSEQSTPSPSVSPTPSLVEKLRAIRSSRNASPEPLPQNNLPTSSQDSASPQPVSPSNPVVIPAAPPTESKQSDPSAVVVPTLEKQNSPTNSQPQNVQKFEEKPQDDNN from the coding sequence ATGTTAGCAGGCACAATTTTGCAGGATGGAAAATATACCCTAATTCAAGAAATTGGGCGGGGTGGCTTTGGCATTACATTTAAAGCTACACATCACTACTTGGGTCAGGAGGTGGTGATGAAAACCATCAATGAACGGCTGCGACAACATCCTGATTTTGCCAAATTCGAGCGCCAATTCCAAGATGAAGCGAGACGATTAGCTGCGTGTATCCACCCAAATATAGTCCGAGTTAGTGACTTTTTTGTTGAATCTGGATTACCTTACATGGTGATGGAATACATTGCTGGCGAAACCTTGGGAGACGCATTTGTATTACCAGGGATACCACTGCCTGAAGCCACAGCAATTCATTACATCCGACAAATTGGCGCAGCATTGCAGGTAGTACACAACAATGGTTTATTACACCGGGATGTCAAACCAGATAATATCATTCTTCGTCTGGGAACACAGGAAGTAATACTAATTGATTTTGGCATTGCCAGGGAATTTAATGGCGGTGCTAGACAGACTCACACAGGTATGGTTTCTGAGGGTTATTCTCCCATTGAGCAGTACTTGACGCAAGCGCCACGCACACCTGCCACAGATGTTTACGGTTTAGCAGCAACCTTGTATGCACTGTTGACAGCTCAAGTTCCCATACCAGCATTATTGCGCGATCGCGAGCAAATGCCTTCTCCCCGCGAACTGCAACCACACTTGAGTGCTGCTGTCAACCAAGCCGTAATGCGCGGTATGGCGGTAGAGTCTCGTTTTCGGCCAGCGACAGTTGCTGAGTGGCTGCAATTGCTCCCAGGCAATGGCATGAATGGAACACCACAAGTTTCACCTACTTACGCAGTGCCAACTGTTAATTTATCTGCCCAGCAAGCAGAAACTGTAATTGGGAAAACTGCCCAAAATTCTATTCCTAGACGAGCTGCGTTGGCACAGCCCAACCCAGGCATCGCTAAAGAAACTGTACTGGCTAAAAAGCTGGGGTCATCTCAAGTATTTATTGGTCTAAGTGTAGCTGTAGTGGCAGCTACAGCAGGTTTTGGGATTACGAGCTTATTACCTAAATCTCAGCAGCCAAGCACAAAGCCGCTTTTTGAACAGCCAACTCAAGAATCAGGTGCAAAAGCACCCAACTTCAACAGTAAATCTTCACCCGGAGGTGAAGAGACTAACACCACCTCAAGAACCGAATCAGCACCACCTTCTCAGCGTCGGCGCAATCGTCGTTCTTCCCAAAAAGAATCTCCCATCTCTCGCCCTACAAAAGAATCACAACGCGAGGATTCTGAACAATCCACACCTTCACCTAGCGTTTCACCTACACCCTCACTAGTAGAGAAACTACGGGCGATCCGCTCATCTCGTAATGCTTCCCCTGAACCATTGCCACAAAATAACTTACCCACTTCTAGTCAAGATTCTGCCTCTCCTCAACCCGTGAGTCCGTCGAACCCTGTGGTTATACCAGCAGCACCACCAACGGAATCTAAACAATCAGATCCTTCTGCTGTAGTAGTACCAACACTGGAAAAGCAAAATTCACCAACTAATAGCCAACCCCAGAATGTTCAAAAGTTTGAGGAAAAGCCACAAGATGACAATAATTAG
- the rpiA gene encoding ribose-5-phosphate isomerase RpiA — MTAAADPVKLMKQEVGKAAAALVKSGSIVGLGTGSTTAYTIQFLGDRLKSGELKDIIGIPTSFQSEVLAKQYGIPLATLDAIDHIDIAIDGADEVDPQKNLIKGGGAAHTREKVVDYLAEQFIVVVDSGKLVDRLGSSFAVPVEVIPMAITPVTNAIKKLGGKPELRMGIKKAGPVITDQGNFVLDVRFDSIEDPVGLEKTLNNIPGVLENGIFVNCVDLVLVGEVKDGQPLVRQL; from the coding sequence ATGACCGCAGCAGCAGATCCCGTAAAGTTGATGAAGCAAGAAGTTGGCAAAGCCGCCGCGGCCCTGGTTAAGTCGGGTTCCATTGTGGGGTTGGGTACGGGGTCAACTACAGCATATACGATTCAGTTTTTGGGCGATCGCCTCAAGTCTGGTGAACTCAAAGATATCATTGGTATACCCACCTCGTTTCAGTCAGAAGTGCTAGCGAAGCAGTATGGTATTCCTCTCGCCACCTTGGATGCTATTGACCATATCGATATTGCCATAGATGGAGCAGATGAAGTCGATCCGCAAAAGAATTTGATTAAAGGCGGTGGTGCAGCTCATACCCGCGAAAAAGTCGTAGACTACTTGGCAGAACAGTTTATCGTTGTGGTAGACAGTGGTAAGTTAGTAGACCGCTTAGGTTCTAGTTTTGCTGTGCCTGTGGAAGTGATTCCAATGGCAATTACTCCTGTTACCAATGCCATCAAAAAACTCGGTGGCAAACCAGAACTCCGTATGGGTATAAAAAAAGCTGGGCCAGTAATCACCGATCAAGGTAACTTTGTCTTAGATGTTAGATTTGACTCTATTGAAGATCCAGTCGGATTAGAAAAGACATTGAATAACATTCCCGGCGTTCTGGAAAATGGTATTTTCGTTAACTGTGTCGATTTAGTTTTAGTTGGTGAAGTCAAAGATGGTCAGCCATTAGTGCGGCAACTGTAA